One window of Catharus ustulatus isolate bCatUst1 chromosome 3, bCatUst1.pri.v2, whole genome shotgun sequence genomic DNA carries:
- the RPF2 gene encoding ribosome production factor 2 homolog yields the protein MDALDRVVKPKTKRAKRFLEKREPKLNENTKNAMLIKGGNANLTVSEVLKDIYAVKKPFAVLYKRKNITRPFEDQTSLEFFSKKSDCSLFLFGSHNKKRPNNLVIGRMFDYHVLDMIELGVEKFVSLKDIKNSKCPEGTKPMLVFAGDMFDVNEEYRRLKSLLIDFFRGPTVPSIRLAGLEYVLHFTAVDGKIYMRSYKVLLKKSGCKIPRIELEEMGPSLDLVMRRTHLASDDLYKLSLKQPKGLKPKKKKNISHDVFGTTYGRIHMQKQDLSKLQTRKMKGLKKRPAEKSAEDSGATPKKPKSA from the exons ATGGATGCGCTGGACCGGGTCGT AAAGCCTAAAACTAAGAGAGCAAAAAGATTTCTTGAGAAGAGAGAACCCAAgctaaatgaaaatacaaaaaatgctATGCTCATAAAAGGAGGAAATGCAAATTTAACAGTGAGCGAAGTGCTTAAAGACATT TATGCTGTGAAGAAGCCTTTTGCTGTACTGTATAAAAG GAAAAATATTACCAGGCCTTTTGAGGACCAAACATCATTG gagtttttttccaagaaatcagattgctctctgtttctctttggCTCTCATAACAAGAAGCGACCTAACAATCTGGTAATAG GTCGCATGTTTGACTACCACGTGCTAGACATGATTGAGCTGGGCGTTGAGAAGTTTGTATCCCTGAAAGATATCAAG AACAGTAAGTGTCCTGAAGGAACAAAACCTATGTTGGTATTTGCTGGTGACATGTTTGATGTTAATGAAGAATACAGAAGACTGAAGAGCCTTCTTATTG ATTTCTTCAGAGGTCCCACTGTGCCCAGTATTCGTCTGGCTGGTTTAGAGTACGTTCTGCATTTCACAGCTGTAGATGGGAAAATTTACATGAGAAGCTACAA AGTGCTTCTGAAGAAATCTGGCTGTAAAATACCCAGAATTGAACTGGAAGAGATGGGACCTTCATTAGATCTGGTTATGAGGAGGACACATTTAGCCTCAGATGACCTTTATAAGCTGTCTTTGAAACAGCCAAAAGGCCTGAAG cctaagaagaaaaagaatatcTCCCACGATGTGTTTGGTACAACTTATGGTCGAATCCACATGCAGAAGCAAGATCTTAGTAAACTGCAGACACGGAAAATGAAAGGCTTGAAAAAGAGGCCAGCAGAGAAGTCAGCTGAAGATAGTGGAGCTACTCCCAAAAAGCCAAAGTCAGCTTGA
- the GTF3C6 gene encoding general transcription factor 3C polypeptide 6 isoform X1: MAAAAAAAAAAAAAGSEGGRSDGAEEDEVEEQLVMVELSGIIDSDFLEKCENKCKILGIETERPILQVDRYVFAGEYEDTLGTCVVFEENTEQVDAEGNQKVQLKYKCHTVKKLNMTRTLLTEKKEGEENVGGVEWLQIKDRDFSYSRLNMICSFLPEKDDSEESAQAQDKMTEESEGEVGGKGNSNMDCDLEKQHTLEIDASVPLPDSSASGAEESPSGNAALEDIPP, encoded by the exons atggcggcggcggcggcggcggcggcggcggcggcggcggcgggcagcgAGGGCGGGAGGAGCGATGGAGCGGAGGAGGACGAGGTGGAG GAGCAACTGGTCATGGTCGAGCTATCAGGAATTATTGATTCAGACTTcttagaaaaatgtgaaaacaagTGCAAGATTTTG GGAATAGAGACAGAGAGGCCCATTTTACAAGTGGACAGATATGTATTTGCAGGAGAATATGAAG ATACCTTGGGAACCTGTGTGgtttttgaagaaaacacagagcaag TAGATGCAGAAGGCAACCAAAAAGTACAGCTGAAATACAAGTGCCACACAGTGAAGAAGCTGAACATGACACGGACCCTtctgacagaaaagaaagaaggagaagagaatgTTG GTGGAGTAGAGTGGTTGCAGATCAAGGACAGAGATTTTTCCTACAGCAGGCTTAATATGATTTGCAGTTTTTTACCTGAAAAGGATGATTCTGAGGAGTCAGCTCAGGCCCAAGATAAAATGACTGAAGAGTCAGAGGGAGAGGTTGGTGGCAAAGGAAATTCTAACATGGACTGTGacctggaaaagcagcacactTTGGAAATAGATGCTTCTGTTCCTCTGCctgacagctctgcttctgGGGCAGAGGAATCTCCTTCTGGAAATGCTGCCTTAGAGGATATACCACCATGA
- the GTF3C6 gene encoding general transcription factor 3C polypeptide 6 isoform X2 yields MESGMEQLVMVELSGIIDSDFLEKCENKCKILGIETERPILQVDRYVFAGEYEDTLGTCVVFEENTEQVDAEGNQKVQLKYKCHTVKKLNMTRTLLTEKKEGEENVGGVEWLQIKDRDFSYSRLNMICSFLPEKDDSEESAQAQDKMTEESEGEVGGKGNSNMDCDLEKQHTLEIDASVPLPDSSASGAEESPSGNAALEDIPP; encoded by the exons ATGGAAAGCGGGATG GAGCAACTGGTCATGGTCGAGCTATCAGGAATTATTGATTCAGACTTcttagaaaaatgtgaaaacaagTGCAAGATTTTG GGAATAGAGACAGAGAGGCCCATTTTACAAGTGGACAGATATGTATTTGCAGGAGAATATGAAG ATACCTTGGGAACCTGTGTGgtttttgaagaaaacacagagcaag TAGATGCAGAAGGCAACCAAAAAGTACAGCTGAAATACAAGTGCCACACAGTGAAGAAGCTGAACATGACACGGACCCTtctgacagaaaagaaagaaggagaagagaatgTTG GTGGAGTAGAGTGGTTGCAGATCAAGGACAGAGATTTTTCCTACAGCAGGCTTAATATGATTTGCAGTTTTTTACCTGAAAAGGATGATTCTGAGGAGTCAGCTCAGGCCCAAGATAAAATGACTGAAGAGTCAGAGGGAGAGGTTGGTGGCAAAGGAAATTCTAACATGGACTGTGacctggaaaagcagcacactTTGGAAATAGATGCTTCTGTTCCTCTGCctgacagctctgcttctgGGGCAGAGGAATCTCCTTCTGGAAATGCTGCCTTAGAGGATATACCACCATGA